The following proteins come from a genomic window of Yinghuangia sp. ASG 101:
- a CDS encoding DUF397 domain-containing protein, with protein sequence MSIEINHSVLGTLRWRKSTHSGDGTQCVEAAFLQGATLLRDSKLEASPVQVFAPESWTALLDELKSL encoded by the coding sequence GTGAGCATAGAGATCAACCACAGCGTTCTGGGCACCCTGCGCTGGCGCAAGTCCACCCACTCCGGGGACGGCACCCAGTGCGTGGAGGCCGCGTTCTTGCAAGGTGCCACGCTTCTGCGTGACAGCAAGCTGGAGGCGAGTCCCGTGCAGGTCTTCGCCCCCGAGTCGTGGACTGCTCTCCTCGACGAACTCAAGAGTCTGTGA
- a CDS encoding helix-turn-helix domain-containing protein codes for MLQRRRLGVELNRLRVESEMTLEAVARELGTTRSRLSRIENGKHSINAKDLSALIELYGVSTHERKDLEQYVRGTGRDRERNWWSRYNEDLTAGYSDFIAFEAEATVETEYQPLLVPGLLQTPEYAVATHGSGFYAFGRDRIEALVDVRRHRQKRLISANPLTLRAFVTEAALRSQIGGHEVWRGQLAHLVEQAELPTVELRIVPLTAPGTYSSGATLLDFEDQGDLSVAFLDAIGGSLFRDDDRDLRRLRRVFQQLDEWALAPEAGVALINQIREEPA; via the coding sequence GTGCTTCAACGACGACGGCTCGGCGTCGAACTGAACCGTCTGCGCGTCGAGTCCGAGATGACGCTGGAAGCCGTCGCCAGGGAACTCGGAACCACCCGCAGCAGACTGAGCCGAATCGAGAACGGCAAGCACAGCATCAACGCCAAGGACCTCTCGGCCCTCATCGAGCTGTACGGAGTCAGCACCCACGAACGGAAAGACCTTGAGCAGTACGTCCGCGGCACCGGGCGTGACCGCGAACGCAACTGGTGGTCCCGCTACAACGAGGATCTGACCGCCGGCTACTCGGACTTCATCGCCTTCGAGGCCGAGGCCACCGTCGAGACGGAGTACCAGCCGCTGCTGGTCCCAGGTCTGCTCCAAACACCCGAATACGCCGTGGCCACACACGGATCCGGCTTCTACGCGTTCGGACGAGACCGCATCGAAGCCCTCGTGGATGTCCGCCGCCACCGCCAGAAGCGACTGATCTCGGCAAATCCCTTGACCCTGCGGGCGTTTGTCACCGAAGCGGCCCTGCGTAGTCAGATCGGAGGCCACGAGGTCTGGCGCGGGCAACTCGCCCACCTCGTAGAGCAGGCGGAACTGCCGACCGTCGAGTTGCGCATAGTCCCACTCACCGCGCCGGGAACGTACAGCAGCGGCGCTACGCTCTTGGACTTCGAGGACCAGGGCGACCTGAGCGTCGCCTTCCTTGACGCGATCGGCGGTAGCCTGTTCAGGGACGACGACCGGGACCTTCGCAGACTCCGACGCGTCTTCCAGCAGCTTGACGAGTGGGCATTGGCCCCCGAAGCGGGTGTCGCCCTGATCAACCAGATTCGGGAAGAGCCGGCGTGA
- a CDS encoding ATP-binding protein: MLLLEPNHGMPVRQARAYVKRSCVALGAPPDDPETVVSELVTNAFAHASADGPQGILVRCFRRGDMLWLEVLDRRSETELPVLEADLEAEGGRGLLLARALSKVFRCEAREGGYCAVVVGFEARA; encoded by the coding sequence GTGCTCCTCTTGGAGCCGAACCACGGCATGCCCGTCCGCCAGGCCCGCGCGTACGTCAAACGCTCGTGCGTGGCCCTGGGGGCACCGCCGGACGACCCGGAGACGGTGGTCTCCGAACTCGTCACCAACGCCTTCGCGCACGCATCTGCGGATGGCCCCCAGGGCATCCTCGTGCGGTGCTTCCGTCGCGGCGACATGCTCTGGCTGGAGGTGCTGGACCGCCGCAGCGAGACCGAACTTCCCGTATTGGAAGCGGACTTGGAAGCCGAAGGGGGCCGGGGTCTCCTGCTGGCGCGTGCCCTCTCGAAGGTGTTCCGGTGCGAGGCGCGAGAAGGCGGCTACTGCGCGGTCGTCGTCGGATTCGAGGCACGTGCATGA